One window from the genome of Populus alba chromosome 15, ASM523922v2, whole genome shotgun sequence encodes:
- the LOC118050955 gene encoding uncharacterized protein, with protein sequence MVLKTMFLCNSSLIISKILVNIKSPSAMFLSITKSHNRCSYYYFFSSSSSSKNKNWSLIHQIVKAFHNQQDPKPLNPILLSKLQLYHVPDVIISLQPKPFSAIRFFEWADSFFISPLSAPSFCALLHVLLQNQLFSRAACVFDKFIMQFGNDDDTLDAFRDGFCDLDSTNHSVVYGFLIESYCRKGMFDKSVDIFMHVCVKGIFVSPNVVYLLLGSLVDSHCVDVIVDKYGELCSAMREQPFSVYEFVMNRFMNKGEVEMGLRFHKALIQGGFGLDIITCNKILKGIWMQNDIGVADDYFNMVVRIGPKPNVVTFSTLIDAYCKEGNLDKAFVLFDVMAGNGVAPDLIVYSILIDGLFKAGRLEDGQRLLLVALDKGIKLDVVGFSSAMDAYVKIRDVGRVIQIYKRMLNEGISPNVVSCSILIKGFCQNGRILEACGLFVQILKLGFEPSILTYSALIAGFCKSGNLRDGFYLYEDMIKKRCEPDTIVYSVLINGLCKQGLVGDALRFFFQAVNRGLSPNVFTLNTLLDSFCRLKCMVGAMKVYYLMGMLNIKADTVTYTILIKGAAQLGRVDEALMLFFQMLKKDFKPDVITYCTLIDGLCKLKKSSAGLCIFDFMCKNDVAPDIAIYNVLINMHSREGHLEAALGLFVHVVERGPKPDVFTFNTMICCYCNFKRLDDAVQLFAKMTSEQLRPNAITFTILIDAFCREGRMDDAMLMFSKMLEEGPEPNLVTYSCLIHGYFKSQSMMESGLKLYNEMLENNIAPNIVSYSILIDGLCKRGLMKEASCAFHCALDKHLLPDVIAYTILIRGYCKVGRLTEAMMLYDDMLLNRLTPDRFLERTLEEYQLKKAGAIHLCA encoded by the coding sequence ATGGTACTCAAAACTATGTTCCTTTGTAATTCATCCTTAATAATCTCAAAGATACTAGTTAATATCAAAAGCCCTTCTGCTATGTTCTTGTCTATTACTAAAAGTCACAATCGTTGCTcttattattactttttctCTAGTTCTTCTTCCTCTAAGAACAAGAACTGGAGCCTTATACACCAAATTGTTAAAGCCTTTCACAACCAACAagaccctaaacccttaaaccctattCTTCTCTCTAAATTACAACTCTACCATGTACCAGACGTTATTATATCCCTTCAGCCTAAGCCCTTTTCGGCTATTAGATTCTTTGAGTGGGCTGATAGCTTTTTCATTTCACCACTCTCTGCACCATCATTCTGTGCCCTCCTCCATGTCTTGCTTCAAAACCAATTATTTAGTCGTGCTGCTTGTGTTTTCGATAAGTTTATCATGCAATTTGGAAATGATGATGACACTTTGGATGCCTTTCGTGATGGTTTTTGTGATTTGGATTCGACAAACCATAGTGTTGTTTATGGGTTTTTGATTGAGAGTTACTGTCGAAAAGGGATGTTTGATAAATCTGTTGATATATTCATGCATGTTTGTGTAAAGGGTATTTTTGTTTCACCAAATGTGGTGTACTTGTTGTTGGGTTCTTTGGTTGATTCACATTGTGTTGATGTAATTGTGGATAAGTATGGTGAGCTGTGTTCAGCTATGAGAGAACAGCCTTTTAGTGTTTATGAATTTGTAATGAATAGGTTTATGAACAAGGGTGAGGTTGAAATGGGTTTGAGATTCCATAAAGCTTTGATTCAAGGAGGTTTTGGTCTGGATATCATTACTTgcaataagattttaaaaggtATTTGGATGCAAAATGATATAGGAGTTGCagatgattattttaatatggtaGTGAGGATTGGCCCAAAACCAAATGTTGTCACATTTAGCACATTGATTGATGCATATTGCAAAGAGGGAAATTTGGATAAAGCATTTGTGCTTTTTGATGTTATGGCTGGGAATGGTGTGGCACCTGACTTAATTGTCTACAGCATTCTTATTGATGGCCTGTTTAAGGCAGGGAGGCTGGAAGATGGACAAAGGCTCTTGTTGGTAGCATTAGATAAGGGTATCAAGTTGGATGTTGTTGGTTTCAGCTCAGCCATGGATGCATATGTGAAAATCAGGGATGTAGGGAGGGTAATTCAGATATATAAGAGAATGTTGAATGAAGGGATTTCACCTAATGTGGTCAGCTGCAGCATTCTTATAAAGGGGTTCTGTCAGAATGGTAGGATCTTAGAGGCTTGTGGACTGTTTGTTCAGATTCTGAAACTTGGTTTTGAGCCATCTATTTTAACTTACAGCGCTCTCATTGCTGGATTTTGCAAATCAGGAAATCTAAGGGATGGGTTTTATTTATATGAGGATATGATAAAGAAGAGGTGTGAACCTGATACCATTGTTTACAGTGTTCTGATAAATGGTCTATGCAAACAAGGGTTGGTGGGTGATGCACTAAGATTCTTCTTTCAAGCAGTGAATAGGGGTTTAAGTCCCAATGTTTTTACTTTGAACACCTTGCTAGACAGCTTCTGTAGATTGAAATGCATGGTTGGTGCTATGAAGGTGTACTATCTAATGGGAATGTTAAATATAAAAGCAGACACAGTGACCTACACCATCCTTATTAAAGGCGCTGCTCAATTAGGTAGAGTTGATGAGGCACTGATGTTATTCTTCCAAATGCTCAAGAAGGATTTCAAACCAGATGTTATTACATATTGCACTCTGATTGATGGACTTTGTAAGCTGAAAAAATCATCTGCAGGATTATGTATTTTTGATTTCATGTGCAAGAATGATGTGGCCCCTGATATTGCAATTTATAATGTTCTCATTAATATGCATTCTAGGGAAGGCCATTTGGAGGCTGCACTTGGACTCTTTGTCCATGTTGTTGAGAGAGGGCCAAAACCTGATGTTTTTACTTTCAACACAATGATTTGCTGTTACTGCAATTTCAAAAGGTTAGATGATGCAGTTCAGCTTTTTGCGAAGATGACAAGTGAACAGCTCAGACCCAATGCCATTACTTTTACCATACTGATTGATGCATTTTGTAGAGAAGGTAGAATGGATGATGCCATGTTGATGTTTTCCAAAATGCTGGAAGAGGGTCCCGAACCCAATTTGGTGACATATAGTTGTTTGATTCATGGTTATTTCAAATCTCAAAGTATGATGGAAAGTGGCTTAAAGCTGTATAATGAGATGCTTGAAAACAATATTGCTCCAAATATTGTCAGTTACAGCATTCTCATTGATGGTCTATGTAAAAGAGGTCTAATGAAGGAAGCGTCTTGTGCTTTTCATTGTGCACTAGACAAACATTTATTGCCTGATGTGATAGCTTATACGATTCTGATCCGTGGATATTGCAAGGTTGGGAGATTAACTGAAGCCATGATGTTGTATGACGATATGTTATTGAATAGACTCACTCCAGACCGCTTCCTGGAAAGAACACTTGAGGAGTATCAACTTAAAAAAGCTGGAGCAATACATTTGTGTGCTTGA
- the LOC118050998 gene encoding uncharacterized protein produces the protein MSTGMSSLLHGNPNCSILRNNGATSFVGFSALPFMQLRAGAFMRGRLIPQSLYRKEKFCFPRKGLGSMISKRVTFTTRSSSEDGSSDQGKTPFGYTRKDVLLIGLGVTVLGIGLESGLEYAGVDPLQAGNVVQLVLVLGLTVGWISTYIFRVSNKEMTYAQQLRDYENKVMEKRLEGLSEAELEALLEQVEEEKRRQASGEKIN, from the exons ATGAGTACAGGGATGTCTTCTCTACTGCATGGAAACCCAAACTGCAGCATCTTACGAAATAATGGAGCTACCTCCTTTGTGGGGTTCTCAGCTCTTCCATTCATGCAATTGCGAGCTGGAGCTTTCATGAGAG GAAGATTAATTCCACAAAGCTTGTATAGAAAGGAAAAATTCTGTTTTCCAAGAAAAGGACTTGGCAGCATGATATCAAAGAGAGTGACCTTTACTACCCGTAGTAGCAGTGAAGATGGTTCCTCCGATCAAGGCAAG ACTCCTTTTGGGTACACCAGGAAGGATGTCTTGTTGATTGGACTTGGAGTCACAGTTCTCGGCATTGGCTTGGAAAGTGGATTGGAG TATGCTGGTGTTGATCCTTTACAAGCAGGGAATGTTGTTCAATTGGTATTAGTTTTGGGTTTAACAGTTGGATGGATTTCAACATACATCTTTAGGGTTTCAAACAAGGAAATGACATATGCTCAACAACTTCGTGATTATGAAAACAAAGTCATGGAG AAGCGGTTAGAGGGCTTGTCAGAAGCAGAGTTAGAAGCGTTGCTTGAACaggttgaagaagagaagagacgCCAAGCAAGTGGTGAGAAGATCAACTAA
- the LOC118050993 gene encoding uncharacterized protein isoform X2, which produces MKFRYAMVCSSNQNRSMEAHSLLKRHGFDVSSYGTGAHVKLPGPSLREPNVYDFGTPYKQMFDDLRRKDPELYKRNGILPMLKRNSGVKLAPQRWQDNAADGSFSVVFTFEEKVFDMVLEDLHNRDHVLLKSVLVINLEVKDNHEEAAVGGQLTLELCQKIEAVESWEDSIDEIITAFEAKHRRKLVYSISFY; this is translated from the exons ATGAAGTTCCGGTACGCCATGGTATGTTCGTCCAATCAGAACAGAAGCATGGAGGCTCATTCTCTGCTTAAGAGGCACGGATTTGATGTCTCCTCTTATGGAACTGGAGCTCACGTTAAGCTGCCTGGACCTTCCCTCAGAGAACCAAACGTTTACGACTTTGGCACCCCTTATAAGCAAATGTTCGATGATCTCAGGCGCAAAGACCCTGAACT TTACAAGCGAAATGGGATATTGCCCATGCTTAAAAGAAATTCAGGTGTGAAACTGGCACCTCAACGCTGGCAAGACAATGCTGCTGATGGTTCCTTTAGTGTGGTGTTCACTTTTGAAGAAAAGGTCTTTGATATGGTTCTTGAAG ATCTCCATAACCGTGATCATGTTCTTTTGAAAAGTGTGCTGGTGATTAACTTAGAAGTAAAAGATAATCACGAGGAGGCAGCTGTAGGAGGTCAGCTCACTTTGGAACTCTGCCAAAAG ATTGAGGCAGTTGAATCATGGGAGGACTCCATTGATGAGATTATCACTGCATTTGAGGCAAAGCACCGGAGAAAGCTGGTGTATAGCATTTCCTTCTATTGA
- the LOC118050993 gene encoding uncharacterized protein isoform X1, with the protein MKFRYAMVCSSNQNRSMEAHSLLKRHGFDVSSYGTGAHVKLPGPSLREPNVYDFGTPYKQMFDDLRRKDPELSFSYKRNGILPMLKRNSGVKLAPQRWQDNAADGSFSVVFTFEEKVFDMVLEDLHNRDHVLLKSVLVINLEVKDNHEEAAVGGQLTLELCQKIEAVESWEDSIDEIITAFEAKHRRKLVYSISFY; encoded by the exons ATGAAGTTCCGGTACGCCATGGTATGTTCGTCCAATCAGAACAGAAGCATGGAGGCTCATTCTCTGCTTAAGAGGCACGGATTTGATGTCTCCTCTTATGGAACTGGAGCTCACGTTAAGCTGCCTGGACCTTCCCTCAGAGAACCAAACGTTTACGACTTTGGCACCCCTTATAAGCAAATGTTCGATGATCTCAGGCGCAAAGACCCTGAACT GAGTTTCAGTTACAAGCGAAATGGGATATTGCCCATGCTTAAAAGAAATTCAGGTGTGAAACTGGCACCTCAACGCTGGCAAGACAATGCTGCTGATGGTTCCTTTAGTGTGGTGTTCACTTTTGAAGAAAAGGTCTTTGATATGGTTCTTGAAG ATCTCCATAACCGTGATCATGTTCTTTTGAAAAGTGTGCTGGTGATTAACTTAGAAGTAAAAGATAATCACGAGGAGGCAGCTGTAGGAGGTCAGCTCACTTTGGAACTCTGCCAAAAG ATTGAGGCAGTTGAATCATGGGAGGACTCCATTGATGAGATTATCACTGCATTTGAGGCAAAGCACCGGAGAAAGCTGGTGTATAGCATTTCCTTCTATTGA